A window from Pseudarthrobacter sp. BIM B-2242 encodes these proteins:
- a CDS encoding glycosyl hydrolase — protein sequence MEPTVQTGDVVAAKPLSGHEVADQVKTGMVLLADNPLKPGTLYTHRVTQVLPDGRLVMKGDANAQPDPVPLSPEAVRGIEVLRVPAAGLPVQALRTGQYVPVALFVAVTVLAMLVVRDDRAREAAAKRAGQDVLTGDGPREDSRRGVFSKVASWAVVPVVLVLALVTTGSEAAFTGSTITPGNRAAAASYFPVPPISAKPMRFGVAEAMFGTDDLDKVAREVNEYPSIAMYYRDFSAPLDMASLNKVISKGVTPMVTLEPWFANPGGTNQPNFKLSNIAAGGQDTYLNSVADQLLAAGSPHIFLRFAHEMNGNWYPWSEQVNGNQAGDYVLAWRHVHDLFATRGVANMDWVWAPNVPSSTTTKLAGLYPGSAYVDYTGLDAFNWGTTQGWSTWTRPWDLFGSGLGALQYVAPDKNIMVTETSSAESEGANSKAVWIADLVYYLNHWGDGKAIRVVAFNWFNINKEAPWRLDNKPENYTAMKNALAAR from the coding sequence ATGGAGCCCACCGTCCAGACAGGGGACGTTGTCGCCGCAAAGCCCCTCTCGGGCCACGAGGTAGCGGACCAGGTCAAGACGGGCATGGTTCTCCTGGCCGACAACCCTCTGAAACCGGGGACCTTGTACACCCACCGGGTCACCCAGGTCCTTCCCGACGGCAGGCTGGTCATGAAGGGCGATGCTAACGCCCAGCCTGATCCGGTACCGCTTTCGCCAGAGGCCGTCCGCGGCATCGAAGTCCTACGGGTACCGGCGGCAGGCTTGCCGGTACAGGCACTTCGCACCGGCCAATATGTCCCCGTGGCGTTATTCGTGGCGGTGACCGTCCTTGCCATGCTCGTCGTCCGTGACGACCGGGCCAGGGAAGCTGCTGCGAAGCGTGCCGGCCAGGATGTCCTGACCGGTGACGGGCCGCGGGAGGACAGCCGCCGGGGTGTCTTCAGCAAAGTGGCATCCTGGGCAGTAGTTCCGGTGGTCCTGGTCCTGGCTTTGGTCACGACGGGATCGGAAGCGGCGTTCACCGGATCCACCATCACCCCGGGAAACCGGGCTGCTGCGGCCTCGTACTTCCCCGTCCCGCCCATAAGCGCCAAGCCAATGCGGTTCGGTGTGGCAGAGGCGATGTTCGGCACTGACGACCTGGACAAGGTAGCCCGTGAAGTGAACGAGTATCCGTCCATCGCCATGTACTACAGGGACTTCAGTGCCCCGCTGGACATGGCGTCACTGAACAAGGTCATCAGCAAGGGCGTCACCCCGATGGTGACGCTGGAGCCCTGGTTCGCCAATCCCGGCGGAACCAACCAGCCAAACTTCAAGCTGAGCAACATCGCCGCCGGCGGGCAGGACACGTACCTGAATTCGGTAGCGGACCAGCTGCTGGCCGCGGGCAGCCCGCATATATTCCTCCGGTTCGCCCACGAGATGAACGGAAACTGGTATCCGTGGTCCGAGCAGGTCAACGGCAACCAGGCGGGGGACTACGTGCTTGCCTGGAGACACGTCCATGATCTGTTCGCCACCAGGGGTGTTGCCAACATGGACTGGGTCTGGGCACCGAATGTACCCAGCTCCACCACGACGAAACTGGCCGGCCTGTACCCGGGATCCGCCTACGTCGACTACACCGGACTGGACGCGTTCAACTGGGGCACCACACAGGGCTGGTCCACGTGGACACGCCCCTGGGACCTCTTCGGATCGGGCCTTGGCGCCCTGCAGTACGTGGCACCCGATAAGAACATCATGGTGACCGAGACATCGTCGGCCGAGTCCGAGGGCGCCAACAGCAAAGCCGTATGGATCGCTGACCTTGTCTACTACCTCAACCACTGGGGTGACGGTAAGGCGATCCGCGTCGTTGCCTTCAACTGGTTCAACATCAACAAAGAAGCCCCATGGCGTCTGGACAACAAGCCAGAAAACTACACAGCCATGAAAAACGCCCTGGCAGCCCGCTGA
- a CDS encoding HAD domain-containing protein — protein sequence MGTTLYSDADGIYVAWSDHRFTAPPAEQTGWTGPWHPVTIPGSFPGYWSQDVVEAMNRVAGHPDVTVKWLTAWEEGAPTLLAPTIGLNGTDWEMIPGVAEDDLANWNWWKLAKIREDVARSRPDRIVWLDDDINFDPASLAWVKELDIPVLVICPRTEHGLTRDHLDEIEAFIVQDTGL from the coding sequence ATGGGTACCACCTTGTACTCCGACGCGGACGGCATCTACGTTGCCTGGTCCGACCACCGCTTCACCGCCCCGCCTGCCGAGCAGACGGGATGGACGGGGCCCTGGCATCCCGTGACGATCCCTGGATCGTTCCCCGGGTACTGGTCACAGGACGTGGTCGAAGCAATGAACCGGGTCGCCGGACACCCCGACGTCACCGTCAAATGGCTGACGGCCTGGGAGGAAGGCGCACCAACCCTGTTGGCGCCGACCATCGGACTCAACGGCACCGACTGGGAAATGATCCCGGGCGTGGCCGAGGATGACCTGGCCAACTGGAACTGGTGGAAGCTGGCGAAGATCCGCGAGGACGTCGCCCGCAGCCGCCCGGATCGCATCGTTTGGCTGGATGACGACATCAACTTCGACCCGGCCTCCCTGGCCTGGGTAAAGGAGCTGGACATCCCCGTCCTGGTGATCTGCCCACGGACCGAACACGGACTCACCAGGGACCACCTGGACGAGATCGAGGCGTTCATCGTCCAGGACACGGGCCTGTAG
- a CDS encoding DUF4236 domain-containing protein: MGLSFRKTIKLGKKTRLNVSKSGITASRKAGPVTVNSRGRITIRLGKGLTWRL, encoded by the coding sequence GTGGGCCTCAGTTTCCGCAAGACCATCAAGCTCGGCAAGAAGACCCGACTGAACGTTTCCAAGTCGGGGATCACCGCCTCGCGGAAGGCAGGGCCGGTGACGGTGAACAGCCGTGGCCGGATCACCATCCGCCTGGGCAAGGGGCTTACCTGGCGCCTCTAA